In Kitasatospora gansuensis, a genomic segment contains:
- a CDS encoding aspartate kinase — protein MGLVVQKYGGSSVADAEGIKRVARRIVDTKKAGHEVVVVVSAMGDTTDELIELAEQVSPIPSGREFDMLLTAGERISMALLAMAIRSLGHEAQSFTGSQAGVITDSVHNKARIIDVTPGRIRNALDEGNIAIVAGFQGVSQVSKDITTLGRGGSDTTAVALAAALSAEVCEIYTDVDGVFTADPRVVKKARKIDWIGFEDMLELASSGSKVLLDRCVEYARRYNIPIHVRSSFSGLPGTIVSSINPTKPEGGEMEQAIISGVAHDTSEAKVTVVGVPDKPGEAARIFRAIADAEVNIDMVVQNVSAASTGLTDISFTCPKTEGQKAIDALGRVKDGIGFESLRYDDAIGKISLVGAGMRSNPGVTATFFEALSEAGVNIELISTSEIRISVVTRADDVNEAVRAVHSAFGLDSETDEAVVYGGTGR, from the coding sequence GTGGGCCTTGTCGTGCAGAAGTACGGCGGCTCATCCGTTGCGGATGCCGAGGGCATCAAGCGCGTAGCCCGCAGGATCGTCGACACCAAGAAGGCCGGCCATGAGGTCGTCGTCGTGGTGTCCGCCATGGGCGACACGACGGACGAGCTCATCGAACTCGCGGAGCAGGTCTCCCCGATCCCCTCCGGGCGCGAGTTCGACATGCTGCTGACCGCCGGAGAGCGGATCTCGATGGCCCTGCTGGCCATGGCGATCCGGTCCCTGGGCCACGAGGCCCAGTCCTTCACGGGTAGCCAGGCCGGGGTCATCACCGACTCGGTCCACAACAAGGCGCGCATCATCGACGTGACGCCGGGCCGGATCCGGAACGCCCTGGACGAGGGCAACATCGCGATCGTGGCCGGTTTCCAGGGCGTCTCCCAGGTCAGCAAGGACATCACCACGCTGGGCCGGGGCGGCTCGGACACCACCGCGGTGGCGCTGGCCGCCGCGCTGAGTGCCGAGGTCTGCGAGATCTACACCGACGTGGACGGCGTGTTCACCGCCGACCCGCGGGTGGTGAAGAAGGCCCGCAAGATCGACTGGATCGGCTTCGAGGACATGCTGGAGCTGGCCTCGTCCGGCTCCAAGGTGCTGCTCGACCGCTGTGTGGAGTACGCGCGGCGCTACAACATCCCGATTCACGTACGCTCGTCCTTCTCCGGATTGCCGGGGACCATTGTCAGCAGCATCAACCCGACCAAGCCCGAAGGGGGCGAGATGGAGCAGGCGATCATCTCCGGAGTCGCCCACGACACGTCCGAGGCCAAGGTCACGGTCGTTGGCGTGCCCGACAAGCCGGGCGAGGCCGCCCGGATCTTCCGCGCCATCGCGGACGCCGAGGTCAACATCGACATGGTGGTGCAGAACGTCTCGGCGGCGTCCACCGGTCTCACCGACATCTCCTTCACCTGCCCGAAGACCGAGGGCCAGAAGGCCATCGACGCACTCGGCCGGGTGAAGGACGGCATCGGTTTCGAGTCGCTCCGCTACGACGACGCGATCGGCAAGATCTCGCTGGTCGGCGCGGGCATGCGCTCCAACCCCGGCGTGACCGCGACCTTCTTCGAGGCGCTCTCCGAGGCCGGCGTGAACATCGAGCTGATCTCCACCTCGGAGATCCGGATCTCGGTGGTCACCCGCGCGGACGACGTCAACGAGGCGGTCCGGGCCGTGCACAGCGCCTTCGGGCTGGACAGCGAGACGGACGAGGCGGTCGTCTACGGCGGTACCGGCCGGTGA
- a CDS encoding aspartate-semialdehyde dehydrogenase: MTPERRPSLAVVGATGAVGAVLLGLLSIRRDVWGEIRLVASSRSAGRRLTVRGVETEVVGLSEEAFDGIDVAIFDVPDDIAARWAPIAAAKGVVVVDNSGAFRMDQDVPLVVPEVNAPAALIRPRGIIANPNCTVLTMIGGLAALHSEYGLSELVVAAYQAASGAGQSGVDTLRAQVAEVAGTSVGEQTGDLRAVVSDNGPFAAPLVLNAVPWSGTLEDGGWSSEELKVRNESRKILGLPGLKVSATCVRIPVVTTHSLAVHAVFEREVSQAAAREILQNAPGVVLYDDPAAGEFPTPNDAVGTDPVWVGRVRVALDDPTALDLFVCGDNLRKGAALNAVQIAELVAAEFSLLG; this comes from the coding sequence GTGACCCCGGAGCGGAGGCCGAGCCTCGCGGTGGTCGGCGCCACGGGCGCCGTCGGAGCCGTGCTGCTCGGCCTCCTCTCCATCCGGCGGGACGTCTGGGGCGAGATCCGGCTGGTCGCCTCGTCGCGCTCGGCGGGCCGTCGGCTGACGGTCCGTGGGGTGGAGACCGAGGTGGTCGGGCTCTCCGAGGAGGCGTTCGACGGGATCGACGTGGCGATCTTCGACGTACCGGACGACATCGCCGCCCGCTGGGCCCCGATCGCCGCCGCCAAGGGCGTGGTGGTGGTCGACAACTCCGGCGCGTTCCGGATGGACCAGGACGTCCCGCTGGTGGTCCCCGAGGTGAACGCCCCGGCGGCGCTGATCCGGCCGCGCGGCATCATCGCCAACCCCAACTGCACCGTCCTCACCATGATCGGCGGGCTGGCCGCGCTGCACTCCGAGTACGGGCTGAGCGAACTGGTGGTCGCCGCGTACCAGGCCGCCTCCGGCGCCGGGCAGAGCGGGGTGGACACCCTGCGGGCCCAGGTCGCCGAGGTGGCGGGCACCTCGGTCGGCGAGCAGACCGGTGACCTGCGGGCCGTGGTCAGCGACAACGGCCCGTTCGCCGCGCCGCTCGTCCTGAACGCGGTGCCCTGGTCCGGCACGCTGGAGGACGGCGGCTGGTCCTCCGAGGAGCTCAAGGTCCGTAACGAGTCGCGGAAGATTCTCGGCCTGCCGGGCCTGAAGGTCTCCGCCACCTGCGTCCGGATCCCGGTGGTCACCACCCACTCGCTGGCCGTGCACGCGGTCTTCGAACGCGAGGTGAGCCAAGCCGCCGCGCGGGAGATCCTGCAGAACGCCCCCGGCGTGGTGCTCTACGACGACCCGGCGGCGGGGGAGTTCCCCACCCCGAACGACGCGGTCGGGACGGATCCGGTCTGGGTCGGCCGGGTGCGGGTGGCGCTGGACGATCCCACCGCGCTCGACCTCTTCGTCTGCGGCGACAACCTGCGCAAGGGCGCCGCCCTGAACGCGGTGCAGATCGCCGAGCTGGTGGCGGCGGAGTTCTCGCTGCTGGGCTGA
- a CDS encoding SigE family RNA polymerase sigma factor has protein sequence MGTAAADAAGASVDHLTATYQAHYRSLLRLAALLLDDIASCEDVVQEAFIRVHAARRRVREPEKTLAYLRQTVVNLSRSTLRRRILGLRLLPKPMPDMASAEEGAYDALERDQLKTALRGLQRRQREVLVLRYYADLTEAQVADALGISVGSVKAYGSRGLAALRVLMESSDD, from the coding sequence ATGGGCACCGCCGCGGCGGACGCGGCGGGCGCCAGCGTCGACCACCTGACCGCGACCTACCAGGCGCACTACCGCTCCCTGCTCCGGCTGGCCGCCCTGCTGCTGGACGACATCGCCTCCTGCGAGGACGTCGTGCAGGAGGCGTTCATCCGGGTGCACGCGGCCCGGCGCCGGGTCCGCGAGCCCGAGAAGACCCTCGCCTACCTGCGGCAGACCGTGGTCAACCTGTCCCGCTCGACCCTGCGCCGCCGGATCCTCGGGCTGCGCCTGCTGCCCAAGCCGATGCCTGACATGGCCAGTGCAGAAGAAGGCGCCTACGATGCGCTGGAGCGCGACCAGTTGAAGACCGCGCTCCGAGGCTTGCAACGCCGTCAGCGGGAGGTGCTGGTGCTGCGCTACTACGCCGATCTGACGGAGGCCCAGGTGGCCGACGCACTCGGGATCTCGGTCGGCTCGGTGAAGGCGTACGGCTCGCGAGGGCTGGCCGCGCTGCGGGTGCTGATGGAGAGCAGCGATGACTGA
- a CDS encoding SURF1 family protein has protein sequence MYRFLLTSRWLGGTVVAVLAVVVCLFLGSWQLSRFEDQVSRHRDAVRSADAATGGAAVPFAELLPDARARVTTETVGRAVTLTGRYDRAHQLLVPNRTVEGKQGYYVLTPLCPGDGQCVAVVRGWAPGPAAGRTAPEVGPEQVTVTGRLQAPENSGSNGAVAGGLPEGQLGTISPAALVNVLPDVTYDGWVAADTVPAGLTVVPTVQPQGGNGLSLRAFQNLGYTLEWFVFGGFVVFMWFRLARREAENARDRALGLDPVPN, from the coding sequence GTGTACCGGTTTCTCCTGACTTCGCGCTGGCTCGGCGGCACCGTGGTCGCCGTCCTGGCGGTCGTGGTCTGCCTGTTCCTGGGTTCCTGGCAGCTCAGCCGGTTCGAGGATCAGGTGAGCCGGCACCGGGACGCGGTGCGTTCGGCCGACGCGGCCACCGGCGGGGCGGCGGTGCCGTTCGCCGAGCTGCTGCCGGACGCGCGGGCCAGGGTCACCACCGAGACGGTCGGCCGCGCGGTCACGCTGACCGGGCGCTACGACCGGGCGCACCAACTGCTCGTTCCCAACCGCACGGTGGAGGGGAAGCAGGGGTACTACGTGCTGACCCCGCTCTGCCCGGGCGACGGGCAGTGCGTGGCGGTGGTCCGGGGCTGGGCGCCGGGGCCGGCCGCAGGCCGTACGGCGCCGGAGGTCGGGCCCGAGCAGGTGACCGTCACCGGGCGGCTGCAGGCTCCGGAGAACAGCGGCAGCAACGGTGCGGTGGCCGGCGGCCTGCCCGAGGGGCAGCTGGGCACGATCAGTCCGGCCGCCCTGGTGAACGTGCTGCCGGACGTCACGTACGACGGCTGGGTGGCCGCCGACACGGTGCCGGCCGGGCTGACCGTCGTGCCGACGGTGCAGCCGCAGGGGGGCAACGGCCTGAGTCTGCGGGCGTTCCAGAACCTGGGGTACACGCTGGAGTGGTTCGTCTTCGGCGGCTTCGTGGTCTTCATGTGGTTCCGGCTGGCCCGCCGCGAGGCGGAGAACGCCAGGGACCGGGCCCTCGGACTGGACCCGGTCCCGAACTGA
- a CDS encoding S9 family peptidase, which translates to MSNEKSPVPEWEQRFRAARVSLPDWAEQAPERALYVSNSTGTYEIYAWDRSADSHRQVTSRPNGTTDAELSPDGEWIWWFDDTDGDELGVWRRQPFTGGPDEHAVPGVPAAYDAGLALGLDGTVVVGTSDDEDGTTLYLRRPGATEVEVVYRHEEYGGVGDLSHDSSLLVIDHTEHGDAMHSAIRVLRLADGATVAELDEVTGRQHPSGVACLGFAPADGDTRLLIAHQRTGRWEPALWDVATGTETALLLRDDQGREFPGDLSAQWRPDARSLLVEHEYEARSELFSYELATGELTRLDTPRGTVSGATARPDGTVEFLWSSAAEPSAVRSTAGTVVLRAPGPVPPGSVPVEDVWVEGPGGRVHALVQRPSGDGPFPTLFEVHGGPTHHDSDSFAAGPAAWLDHGFAVVRVNYRGSTGYGQAWTDALHGRVGLIELEDIGAVRDWAVDSGLADPSQLVLSGGSWGGYLTLLGLGTQPDSWTLGLAAVPVADYLASYEDEMEALKSLDRTLFGGSPEEVPELWHASSPLSYVEQVKVPVYLSAGVNDPRCPIRQIDNYVTRLEQLGKEHEVYRYDAGHGSLVVEERIKQLRLEIDFALRHLGRAR; encoded by the coding sequence ATGAGCAACGAGAAGAGCCCCGTACCGGAGTGGGAACAGCGGTTCCGGGCGGCACGGGTCTCCCTGCCCGACTGGGCCGAGCAGGCCCCCGAACGCGCCCTGTACGTCTCCAACTCCACCGGCACGTACGAGATCTACGCCTGGGACCGGTCGGCCGACAGCCACCGCCAGGTGACCTCCCGCCCGAACGGGACCACCGACGCCGAGCTCAGTCCGGACGGCGAGTGGATCTGGTGGTTCGACGACACCGACGGCGACGAACTGGGCGTCTGGCGCCGCCAGCCGTTCACCGGCGGCCCCGACGAACACGCCGTGCCGGGCGTGCCCGCCGCGTACGACGCGGGGCTGGCGCTCGGCCTGGACGGCACCGTGGTGGTCGGCACCTCGGACGACGAGGACGGCACCACCCTCTACCTGCGCCGCCCCGGCGCCACCGAGGTCGAGGTGGTCTACCGGCACGAGGAGTACGGCGGGGTCGGCGACCTCAGCCACGACTCCAGCCTGCTGGTGATCGACCACACCGAGCACGGCGACGCGATGCACTCGGCGATCCGGGTGCTCCGGCTCGCCGACGGCGCCACGGTGGCCGAGCTGGACGAGGTGACGGGCCGTCAGCACCCCAGTGGGGTGGCCTGTTTGGGCTTCGCCCCGGCCGACGGCGACACCCGGCTGCTGATCGCCCACCAGCGCACCGGCCGCTGGGAGCCCGCCCTCTGGGACGTGGCCACCGGCACCGAGACCGCGCTGCTCCTCCGCGACGACCAGGGCCGGGAGTTCCCCGGCGATCTCTCCGCGCAGTGGCGCCCCGACGCCCGGTCCCTGCTGGTCGAGCACGAGTACGAGGCGCGCAGCGAGCTGTTCTCGTACGAGCTGGCCACCGGCGAGCTGACCCGGCTGGACACCCCGCGCGGCACGGTGTCCGGCGCGACCGCCCGGCCGGACGGGACGGTGGAGTTCCTCTGGTCCTCGGCGGCCGAGCCCTCGGCGGTCCGCTCGACGGCGGGCACCGTGGTGCTGCGGGCCCCGGGCCCGGTGCCGCCCGGCTCGGTGCCGGTCGAGGACGTCTGGGTGGAGGGACCGGGCGGGCGGGTGCACGCGCTGGTCCAACGCCCGTCCGGGGACGGCCCGTTCCCCACCCTGTTCGAGGTGCACGGCGGCCCGACCCACCACGACAGCGACTCCTTCGCGGCCGGGCCCGCCGCCTGGCTGGACCACGGCTTCGCGGTGGTCCGGGTCAACTACCGCGGCTCCACCGGCTACGGCCAGGCCTGGACCGACGCCCTGCACGGCCGGGTCGGCCTGATCGAGCTCGAGGACATCGGCGCCGTCCGGGACTGGGCGGTCGACTCCGGCCTGGCCGACCCGTCCCAACTCGTGCTCTCCGGCGGCTCCTGGGGCGGCTACCTCACCCTGCTCGGCCTCGGCACCCAGCCGGACAGCTGGACGCTCGGCCTGGCCGCCGTACCGGTCGCGGACTACCTAGCCTCGTACGAGGACGAGATGGAGGCGCTCAAGTCGCTGGACCGCACCCTGTTCGGCGGCTCGCCCGAGGAGGTGCCCGAACTCTGGCACGCCTCCTCGCCGTTGAGCTACGTCGAGCAGGTGAAGGTGCCGGTCTACCTCAGCGCCGGGGTGAACGACCCGCGCTGCCCGATCCGGCAGATCGACAACTACGTGACCCGGCTGGAACAGCTCGGCAAGGAGCACGAGGTCTACCGCTACGATGCCGGGCACGGCTCACTGGTGGTCGAGGAGCGGATCAAACAGCTCCGCCTGGAGATCGACTTCGCACTGCGACACCTGGGGAGAGCGCGTTGA